A window of Phragmites australis chromosome 2, lpPhrAust1.1, whole genome shotgun sequence genomic DNA:
TCAAAGACGAGAACATCATTGTCTTCATGTATGATGACATCGCATACAACGGGGAGAACCCAAGGAAAGGTATCATCATCAACCATCCCCAAGGTGACGATGTCTATGCTGGGGTCCCAAAGGTAAACAAAACTTAACACTAGTTAAGATGCTCTAAGATTACCTTACTATTTACTGGAGTAGTACCACCTCAAAAACATTTACTGCAGTAGTTGTGACAAAACATCACACTGTGACAGTATATAATTTAAGTTTTAACCCCAAAAATATCAGTAGCAGCATGAAAATGACTGAATGCCTTAATCTACATCGTCGTGGCGTCTTTTGTCAATTTCTTGTGAACAAGGAAAGCTGGATTGATCCACCACGATTTGGTGgagacaaagcaagaacaaACATAATTAGTTAATTATTTTTCAACGAAAGAAGTACAATTTTTGACCTCTATACTAACATGACGTCAAGACATCAAGGATATATATAGCTATTTTATAATTGTGAGCACCCGTGCCTAGTCTAGGACTTGCCTGGGTGGATATGTTACACCATAAGTACCCTAACCGATTGTGCTATGCTCCGTTCACTAATTAGTTAATTATAATCAATATATTCTACACAATATGTCGACATCTTAAGTACAAATGGTTACACATCAATTTTCCATTCATTTGACTTAAAATTACTCATATTTTGTACTGCAGGATTATACTGGGAGTGAGGTTAACGTCAAGAATTTCTTTGCTGTTCTGCTTGGCAACAAAACCGCTGTCAGTGGTGGGAGCGGGAAGgtcgtgaatagtggccccaatgatcatatttttgttttttacagTGACCATGGGGGTCCTGGTGTCCTTGGTCAGTACTCAGGACAAAACTTCTTCCACATCAATCATATTAATTAGATATCAGTTTGTACATACATATGGTACTCAGAAATGGCCACAGTCACAGTTGTTTACACAGTCGAAAATTTCAGGGATGCCTACCTATCCGTACCTCTACGGTGATGACCTCGTAGATGTTCTGAAGAAGAAGCACGCTGCTGGGACCTACAAAAGCCTGGTACCAGATCAGTTATTTTGAGATTTCTGCTCTGTATTGTTGTGCTGCTTGAACCAATGGCTTCAGGTGTATCCCTGTCCGTCTCCTTTTGCAGGTCTTTTACCTTGAAGCATGCGAATCTGGGAGCATCTTTGAGGGCCTTCTGCCGAATGACATCAATGTCTACGCGACCACCGCGTCAAATGCAGAGGAGAGCAGCTGGGGGACGTACTGCCCTGGTGAGAACCCGAGCCCTCCACCGGAGTATGACACCTGCCTAGGGGACTTGTATAGTGTTTCTTGGATGGAAGACAGGTACTTGATTTCTCACATCTCTTTATTTTTCACTCCATTCTGGTATGGTAAAATCTTGTCGAGATTCTTGTCAATCCAATTCACATGTGGCACCATTGTCCAAGTCTGTTTTGGCTTCACTCACATCAGTTAGTTAACATAGTACTTAAATGATTAAACAATTAGTATGTCACTACCTGACTACCTGATATCTGTGTTAATTTGTAAGACGCCGACGATACACATCTGTTGCTATACTTTTAAATGCACATGCTAGGCAAGAAATTTATTAATACATTTATAGCAGCTGGTTTGGACCATGTAGCATGTACCGAACATGTCAGTCTAAAAAAATGAACATGTCATTGTTTTTTCTGGAATAGGTAGGAGTATCTATTAAAGGGAGAAGATTCGAAACCAAGTACAAGCACTCTGCTGCCCTTCCCAGCTCATAGACTACTTTTTGAGCTGGATCAGACGTGGTAGTATTGCTGCAGCTCGGCTGAAAAACTATGCATTTAGCTAGGCTGGCTCTAGCTGTTTTGTAGGCTGCAGCCAACAAAGAATGCATGGCGAATCTGATAGCAATGGAACTAGACTCGCATTTTTTAGCGCTCCGCGTTTTAGCGTGCCTCTAAGTGTTGGAGTTGGTTAGCTGTGCATTCTCTGTTCATTTGTTTGAAGTAAATATGCAagctttctttcttttagcgCTTAGCTAAAATTTTCAATATTGACAGTGATGTCCACAATCTGCGAACCGAATCTCTCAAGCAGCAGTACAAATTAGTAAGTGTTGTCAAACTCGAATTAATTTATAGTGAGATTAAACCGCGCTTCTATGTGCCTAATCAATGTAACTTATTGGTTGAGCAGGTCAAGGACAGGACGTATCCTAAGGACGTATACAGCTATGGTTCCCATGTGATGCAATACGGTTCTTTGGACCTGAATGTTCAACATCTGTTCCTGTACATTGGCTCAAATCCTGCTAATGACAACGCCACGTTTGTGGAAGATAACTCATTGCCGTCATTATCAACAGCTGTTAATCAGCGCGATGCTGATCTTGTTTACTTCTGGCAGAAGGTTTGCATATCATGAGGAAGCCAGTGATCTTGATTGTTGTCAGATATTTCTTTACTTGTTTCATGTCACAATTATTGTATTCATTTTGATGAACAAATAAACTGACTGGCTTCTTTATCTCATGAAGTACCGCAAATTGGCTGAGGGCTCACCTGAGA
This region includes:
- the LOC133904648 gene encoding vacuolar-processing enzyme-like, producing MEAMTARLRLALLLSVCLCAAQARPRLEPTIRLPSERAEAAAEAGTDDDSVGTRWAVLIAGSNGYYNYRHQADICHAYQIMKKGGLKDENIIVFMYDDIAYNGENPRKGIIINHPQGDDVYAGVPKDYTGSEVNVKNFFAVLLGNKTAVSGGSGKVVNSGPNDHIFVFYSDHGGPGVLGMPTYPYLYGDDLVDVLKKKHAAGTYKSLVFYLEACESGSIFEGLLPNDINVYATTASNAEESSWGTYCPGENPSPPPEYDTCLGDLYSVSWMEDSDVHNLRTESLKQQYKLVKDRTYPKDVYSYGSHVMQYGSLDLNVQHLFLYIGSNPANDNATFVEDNSLPSLSTAVNQRDADLVYFWQKYRKLAEGSPEKNDARKQLLEVMAHRSHVDNSVELIGNLLFGSEDGPRVLKAVRAPGEPLVNDWSCLKSTVRAFEAQCGSLAQYGMKHMRSFANICNAAVRPEAVTKIAAQACTSIPSNRWSSIHKGFSA